TGCCTTCTCAACTGGATCTCTTAGAGCCTCTGCATGTAGTAAGAGAGCATGGCGAATGGAAGATTGCTGTTGTAtacatttctcttcttcttctactggAGTTCACTTCTGTCGGTACCTGAAACCTTTGTTCTTGCTTGTCTACTGTGGCAGCTGAACTTATGGGATCATTCCATGGGGGAACATGTGGGAACGCCGATTCAGAGCCCGGAAGATGCCGTCGGACCGACGGCAAGAAATGGCGGTGCACGAGAAACGCAGTTGGTGACCAGAAGTACTGCGAGCGGCATCTGAATCGGGGCCGCCATCGTTCAAGAAAGCCGGTGGAAGGACCCTGCGGTCGAGCCACGCGCCCGACGCCTTTCATCTCCTCTTCGCAGGCTGGTCTCGGCAGTCGATCATGCGACGGCTTGGCAATGGCTCGGCAGCAGATGAGCAACCTGCAGCCACAGCTCAATCGGTAGAAAACCAGGAAATCTTGTTCTGAGTTCAGTAGAATTCCGAGCTAATGGTCTATTTTGCTCTGCAGGATTAAACTAAGCGAAGAGAAGGCAAGCACTCGTTCTAAGGTCTCGGAAGAACTCTGCAAGCTAACCTTGCTCAGCTCATTCCCATGTCCAAAACTCTCCTTTCATGAAGATTTTGGATTCGTTTCCACTTGTTCCTCctctcttcccccgagcagctccCGGATAGACAACAAGAGGAATGTCCTCCCACCTTTTGAACTGGATGAGCAACAGCTCCAACCTCGACAATTCACCTGGTATGGGAGAGGAGACATGCAGTTCGACAGCGACGAGCTCTCTGCCCCCATGCCAATGATTTCCGACTTCTTGTCCTGCTCTTCCTCTCCACATGAATCGAGTGTCATTTGGGAAGGCTCTGCCGGTGGGCCGCTTGCAGAGGCTTTGAAGAACACTGGCAAGGCTCCAGATCATGCTAAGCAATCATCCTTGGATCTCAGTGTGTGGCCGCACTACAAGTAGCCCAGAGCACAAGACCAGTCACAGCACTTGTTGTTGCTCTTTGACCAAATGAATCTACAGGTTGATTCCCAGTGAGCGGAGAGAGTTCAGATGGATCATCTTGTTTGTTTTCCTGATTTGTTACCTGTTCTTGCCTTGTTTTTGCTGGCATTTCTGATATGTCTGAGAATTgcaatatatgtatgtgtgtgtgtgtgttcttgcTAAATCTGGGAGATTCATAGGTAGGTAAGAAACTCAAATCCTCATTCAAGCTTTGTTCTTTGGCTAATGTGTCTACTCATCCACTGTTTCGTGAAATCAAAACCAAAAGAACTCAGAATAAGCAAAAGCTCCCCTCCCTcctttctttgtttcttcctcGCCTCACATTTGTTGAGCTGGGGATGATCCAATTTCTTGGATTCCCGGTGGTCCAAACTATGAAATGAGCAAATTACTCTCTGTCATTCGATGTTGATGCTCCTTATTTATTTAGAGCACAGCCGTCCACAAGGAGACGCGAAAATTAAGTGTACTGATGCTATCATTGTAAGGCAATCCCCGGAAGCAATCTTCCTGTTGGCACTAGCAAAGGCTTAATGGTGACCGTTTCTGAATCCTTGGAGGTTCTTCCAGGTTAAACACCCGTGATGAGACTAAAAGCCAGCCGAGAAGTTGTGAGGTGGCGAGCTCGATCAACCTTATCAAACGAGGGTGGGGGGGTAAGTCGAGTGAAGACGATGGACCTGTTGAGCTCCCCGTGGCTCAACGGAGGCGACACGGCCATCCCGTTTGTGTGAGTGCATTCTCGTCTTGGCTGAGGTCGTCGTGCACCCCTGCAATCAATACGCACATGGTTTGATGGAACGGTGGACCATGACACGTCCAAATAACTCTGTTCCACCTACCGGCCATGGCAGGACCAGCGAGTTCAACCGGAAGATCTCATGCCTCTTCCATCAACCAGCAGCTTAATCTTGAGCTGATGACTTTGCTCACTCCTTTATGTCGACGGAGGTTACATCAAATCATTCCCTAATGCTATGGATCAGATAAAACAACCTTAATTCGTTGCGCTGGACTAGTACAGATCATTGCTGTGGCATTGAACATTAGGAATCATTAATACAGAGAGGACAACCAGCTGGATTAAGACTTTGTCTTTTCCTGTGGCATTATTTGGAGGTTTCTCGAGCTGTTTGCCAGAAAAAGATAGTAGTGATTAGAATAATGATGTGGGGAAGTAAGGTTGACAGTGTGATAATCATTAGAATCAACATCTCTGCAATGTACAGTGACAATCTAGAATGCCAACAAGTGTTTCTTCCCTGATCTCTTCGAAGATGAGGTGCTCAATCTGAGTCCCAACCTCTGTCATCTCATGCTGATGATGATTCCACTCTCTCCCCGACTTGGAGAAATCAGAGTCGATCAATCGGGATAGGTTAGCCAAAGCAGCTCCGTGGTTGTCGTACGATAGCACCTCCTCGTCTCTGTTCTTTCCTCTCTTCTCCGGACCTGAGCATTCATGAGGAGTCGAAAGTCTTCCTTCCACCTCCCTCAGGCAGTCTAACACAAAGTGGTGGGGTTCATACAAGTGCTTCTTTGTGTTGGCTCTCTTAGGATCATGGCACCTGCCGTAGAGGAGCTCCTCCACGGCAGCCCAATTATGAGCTGAGATCGATGATACCTCTTCCTCGACTGCAGAAGAACGTAAGGAAGAAGGTGATTAACaaggaaaacaaaagaaatatacGTTGTTGTCCAGTGGACAACCTTCATCAGAGTGCAGTTCGAGCACCGACACAGGGCTCAGCTGGGTGGAGGAGCTCGGAGCCCTGCACTGATCCTCCCTGTCCACTTCAGTGCCACCAGAACATGATAGCCTGTGGAACTCCACAACGTTGGATTTGCCTTTCATCTCGAAGAGCGTTCCAAAGATGCTCCATCTTCCACTGCCAACGACTGCACCGTCCCAACTCCAAGCCTTCCTGACGACCTTGTTGTAGACAACCTTATCCAGCAGGAGCCTAAGAATCCCACCTCTCTTCCTCTTGAAGCCATTGGTGCCAAACCTCCTTAGCCTTCTGCAAGCACTCCCTGGCCAGCACATGAATGCAGCAGCATCATTGGCTCTGGTCGCTCTATCCGAGTACCCATGCTCCAAAAGATAGACATCCAGAAGAAAAGGCTCTTGCTGCTCTTCCAGCAGCTCAAATAGCCTCCGGCCATGATGCATTGGCTTAGGAATGGAAGACATTCTGCTCCAGACTTGGATAAGATAGGGAGGAATGGCCTAGATATCAAAAGTGCGATAGATGGAGagagatatagagagagagaaggaacagATACCAGCTTGCAGTTACGTATGTGACCCTGGAGTCCGGCAAAACCTGGAGGGACTCACAAGCCTTGCAGAACCTGGGACTAATCATCGGATAATGAGCAATGAACTCCCAACATTCTGCAATGAGCTCTGGAACAAAACATCATTCCCTATATCGAAATCCAGCTTACAGGCAGTGATTGGAAGGGTACTGATGTGATGAAACACAGAATTGACCAGATATGCTCGAAATCTGGCCAAAAGAGAGTTTTGGCAAGTATCTACTTGTCCCCACTTGGTTGTTGGGTAGTAGGAGCAACCATGTGTACATGGCAAGAGAGAGTCGCAGTAGAAAAGATTGAATCGTGGtcaggtggtggcggtggtggcttGGCTACTACAGTGGAAATGGTACAATGCTTGTCTTGGTCATGGGAGAATTCTTCACTGTTTCAAAACCATCTTCTTCCTCACAATCTGTCTCTACCTTTCGGCCTCATAGTCCGAGAGCCTCTTCCTTGAGCTGTTGCATTCTTCAAGGGCCTGTGGCCATGTGCGGTCCACGTGATAGAAAGCAACATGCTTTGAGCGAGCTGGTAACTTGGGCACATCAAAAGATGAGGAAAGGCTAAAACAAGTACCCCATCGGGGTGAATCATGAGCCAACTGATGGATCATCTCCTGAATCTGTGATCCCCCGAGCCAGTTTCTCGAAGTCAAGACACGGATCAAGATGTGTGTGTGACAGCAGCAGTTCATGTGATGGATCTTTGCATCTAGTCACTTGGATTTCCCCCTCAAGAATTCACCATGTTTGACTAAAGCCCTTACAGATGCTGCTGTTCTTGGGACTAGCATGCGGGTTGTCTTTTTCTCTTCTTGATCACAGCATTCAATGGCTAATCTACGGGAAGCAAGGACTAAACATGTGGATCTTTCTTGGTTACCACATACACAAGAATCATTAATTTGGATCTGTTGAccgaaaaaaaaaagtcatggcAGCATCTTTCACATCCAAGTTCTTATCATAACCATGCGTGTACATCTCCCATGCATTCCCTGCAGCAGTGATCAGAAGATGAAAGAACATCTTTGCTGTTGCCATGGATTATGTATGACAGTGGACTTGGGGAAATAAAAAGGAGGAAGAGTTGTGGGAAAATAGGACCAACACAAAAAGGGTAAAAAAGCAGTGAGCCATCTTGTTGGTGTTGCCGAAGAACACAAGCAGATCTCCTTCGGATCCCATGTCCTGCTGGTTCTCAATGCTAAAATGTACAGTCTTCTTTTGCTTTGTGTTCCAGACTTGCTGAGGATGAAAAAGCTTTAAAAAGGTGAAACCTTTCCTCTGACACAACTCGAGCAACTTCTGACTTGTATCATCCGTGATAAGCCCTGAACCTGATTGCGAAGATCATCTTGAGATTCTGTAACCTTCGATCTCTCTCTGGCAATGCTGTAAACACATTCTTGATTAATGAattattagaagaaaaaaaaaaggcagaTGTAGACGGTCACGCTTCTTGTCATAGTGCCAGCATTTACTATCAGGAAGCAATTGCATCCAGAGGAGAAACtacttctgattttttttttactttcacatATTAGTTTGGTGGTGTTTGATATCGTAGCAGATAAGGATCATGATAGGGTCAGACCTCCAGGCTAACACGATGCAATACCTCGTACCCAAATAAAGCAATCACACGACCTTCGCATCGTTTGATGCCATACAAGTCAGCATCGAACACCACGGAGCCGTTCTGGAAAACTCGAGACGATATCGCATGGCACTGACTCGTATGGGTCGATCGTCGCTCGTGCGCAAGATACGAGCCATCCTGCTTGATGTTGTACCAGTCGACGCTAAATACCATGGAGTCGTTCCGTAAAAACTCAAGATGGCCTCACACGGTGCCAACCTGAACGAGTCAATTGGTGCTCGTTGACCATCTCGACCTCGTCCTATGTGCAAGAGCCCAGCAACAAAGAAGCATATCACTCATCAAGAGAAAAAATCACACTCGGGAGGCGAGGCTCGAACCCGACCTAATGCTCGCTTCCACCACCCGAGCATCCGCATGGGCAAACTTGCACATTTAGGATTAGACCGAACCATGCTGACTGTAATACTCCTAATTAGTCCCATATCGAATGTGGGcaaagattaagattgatttataaggtctgatgagtgtactactatcaacttcagcttaagcattttggtcaatggTTTAAACC
The DNA window shown above is from Musa acuminata AAA Group cultivar baxijiao chromosome BXJ2-4, Cavendish_Baxijiao_AAA, whole genome shotgun sequence and carries:
- the LOC103983302 gene encoding growth-regulating factor 7-like isoform X2: MHRTKPCSRSRTRRLEVEGGEMDLGGLIGVDDGLVTSASSFHGGDVLSSFHGRHDWSCLKMAKTEASSLLPDGEQPLDFSASKPESLLLTSDGRVPTSSYTGHAGLHFGRLGVNSQGSFTPSQLMELENQTLIYNYIDANARIPSNPFSPIGFSAFSTGSLRASACTELMGSFHGGTCGNADSEPGRCRRTDGKKWRCTRNAVGDQKYCERHLNRGRHRSRKPVEGPCGRATRPTPFISSSQAGLGSRSCDGLAMARQQMSNLQPQLNRIKLSEEKASTRSKVSEELCKLTLLSSFPCPKLSFHEDFGFVSTCSSSLPPSSSRIDNKRNVLPPFELDEQQLQPRQFTWYGRGDMQFDSDELSAPMPMISDFLSCSSSPHESSVIWEGSAGGPLAEALKNTGKAPDHAKQSSLDLSVWPHYK
- the LOC135611307 gene encoding uncharacterized protein LOC135611307, with product MSSIPKPMHHGRRLFELLEEQQEPFLLDVYLLEHGYSDRATRANDAAAFMCWPGSACRRLRRFGTNGFKRKRGGILRLLLDKVVYNKVVRKAWSWDGAVVGSGRWSIFGTLFEMKGKSNVVEFHRLSCSGGTEVDREDQCRAPSSSTQLSPVSVLELHSDEVEEEVSSISAHNWAAVEELLYGRCHDPKRANTKKHLYEPHHFVLDCLREVEGRLSTPHECSGPEKRGKNRDEEVLSYDNHGAALANLSRLIDSDFSKSGREWNHHQHEMTEVGTQIEHLIFEEIREETLVGILDCHCTLQRC
- the LOC103983302 gene encoding growth-regulating factor 7-like isoform X1, with amino-acid sequence MHRTKPCSRSRTRRLEVEGGEMDLGGLIGVDDGLVTSASSFHGGDVLSSFHGRHDWSCLKMAKTEASSLLPDGEQPLDFSASKPESLLLTSDGRVPTSSYTGHAGLHFGRLGVNSQGSFTPSQLMELENQTLIYNYIDANARIPSNPFSPIGFSAFSTGSLRASACSKRAWRMEDCCSELMGSFHGGTCGNADSEPGRCRRTDGKKWRCTRNAVGDQKYCERHLNRGRHRSRKPVEGPCGRATRPTPFISSSQAGLGSRSCDGLAMARQQMSNLQPQLNRIKLSEEKASTRSKVSEELCKLTLLSSFPCPKLSFHEDFGFVSTCSSSLPPSSSRIDNKRNVLPPFELDEQQLQPRQFTWYGRGDMQFDSDELSAPMPMISDFLSCSSSPHESSVIWEGSAGGPLAEALKNTGKAPDHAKQSSLDLSVWPHYK
- the LOC103983302 gene encoding growth-regulating factor 7-like isoform X3, which encodes MHRTKPCSRSRTRRLEVEGGEMDLGGLIGVDDGLVTSASSFHGGDVLSSFHGRHDWSCLKMAKTEASSLLPDGEQPLDFSASKPESLLLTSDGRVPTSSYTGHAGLHFGRLGVNSQGSFTPSQLMELENQTLIYNYIDANARIPSNPFSPIGFSAFSTGSLRASASELMGSFHGGTCGNADSEPGRCRRTDGKKWRCTRNAVGDQKYCERHLNRGRHRSRKPVEGPCGRATRPTPFISSSQAGLGSRSCDGLAMARQQMSNLQPQLNRIKLSEEKASTRSKVSEELCKLTLLSSFPCPKLSFHEDFGFVSTCSSSLPPSSSRIDNKRNVLPPFELDEQQLQPRQFTWYGRGDMQFDSDELSAPMPMISDFLSCSSSPHESSVIWEGSAGGPLAEALKNTGKAPDHAKQSSLDLSVWPHYK